The following proteins come from a genomic window of Anopheles ziemanni chromosome 3, idAnoZiCoDA_A2_x.2, whole genome shotgun sequence:
- the LOC131285137 gene encoding protein crooked neck, translating into MEKPQKMPKVAKVKNKAPAEVQITAEQLLREAKERDLEILPPPPKQKISDAAELADYQQRKRKTFEDNLRKNRMVVSNWIKYAQWEESQKEIQRARSIWERAIDNEHRNITIWLKYAEMEMKHRQVNHARNLWDRAVTIMPRTNQFWYKYTYMEEMLENVAGARQVFERWMEWQPEEQAWQTYVNFELRYKEIDRARTIYERFVMVHPEVKNWIKYARFEEAHGFVNGARTVYERAIEFFGDDHADERLFIAFARFEEGQKEHDRVRVIYKYALDHLPKDRTTELYKAYTIHEKKYGDRSGIEDVIVSKRKFQYEQEVNENPTNYDAWFDYLRLVENENEPELIRETYERAIANVPPAKDKNLWRRYIYLWINYALYEELETEDLERTRQIYCTCLELIPHKVFTFSKIWLLYAQFEIRCKNLQTARKTLGMAIGRCPRDKLFRGYIDLEIQLREFDRCRILYEKFLEFGPENCTTWMKFAELESLLGDTDRARAIYELAIQQPRLDMPELLWKSYIDFEVQQGEFQLVRQLYERLLERTVHVKVWISYAKFEISAENEEEGLNVPLARRVYERANECLKGLGEKESRVLVLEAWRDFERDYGDESSLQKVHERMPRKVKKRQKIVSEAGVEEGWEEVFDFIFPEDEMARPNLKLLAAAKNWKRKLETEPATSVPENNENPEENSNEQQGDYDDEQNSSANDNDEQ; encoded by the exons atggaaaaacctcaaaaaatgcccaaagTGGCCAAG gtgaaaaacaaagcaccagCCGAGGTGCAAATCACCGCCGAGCAGCTGCTCCGTGAGGCGAAAGAGCGCGATTTGGAGATTTTGCCACCACCGCCAAAGCAGAAAATCTCCGATGCCGCCGAACTGGCCGACTATCAGCAGCGAAAGCGCAAAACGTTTGAAGATAATCTTCGTAAAAACCGGATGGTCGTAAGCAACTGGATCAAGTATGCCCAGTGGGAGGAGTCCCAGAAAGAAATCCAGCGCGCCCGGTCGATCTGGGAGCGCGCGATCGACAATGAGCACCGCAATATCACCATCTGGCTGAAGTACGCCGaaatggagatgaaacatcgACAGGTGAACCATGCCCGCAACCTGTGGGACCGGGCGGTGACCATAATGCCGCGCACAAACCAGTTCTGGTACAAGTACACGTACATGGAGGAAATGCTGGAGAACGTGGCTGGTGCGCGGCAGGTGTTCGAACGCTGGATGGAATGGCAACCGGAAGAGCAAGCCTGGCAGACGTACGTAAACTTTGAGCTTCGCTACAAGGAAATTGATCGCGCCCGGACGATCTATGAACGATTCGTGATGGTCCACCCGGAGGTGAAGAATTGGATCAAATATGCCCGGTTCGAGGAAGCGCATGGGTTCGTCAACGGAGCGCGCACGGTTTATGAGCGTGCGATCGAGTTTTTCGGCGATGATCATGCCGATGAACGTTTGTTTATTGCGTTTGCACGGTTCGAAGAGGGCCAGAAGGAGCACGACCGGGTCCGAGTCATCTACAAGTATGCTCTGGATCATCTCCCAAAGGATCGTACGACGGAACTGTACAAGGCGTACACAATTCACGAGAAGAAGTACGGCGATCGTTCAGGAATTGAGGACGTGATTGTGTCGAAACGCAAGTTCCAGTACGAACAAGAGGTAAACGAGAACCCGACAAACTATGACGCCTGGTTTGACTATTTGAGACTGGTGGAGAATGAAAACGAGCCGGAACTGATCCGTGAAACGTACGAGCGGGCGATCGCAAACGTGCCTCCCGCGAAGGATAAGAACCTCTGGCGTCGCTATATCTATCTCTGGATCAACTACGCCCTGTACGAGGAGCTGGAGACGGAGGACTTGGAAAGAACGCGACAAATCTATTGCACCTGTCTCGAGTTGATTCCGCACAAAGTCTTCACGTTCAGCAAGATTTGGCTTCTGTACGCGCAGTTCGAAATTCGCTGCAAGAATTTACAGACCGCACGCAAAACCCTCGGCATGGCAATCGGCCGCTGTCCAAGGGATAAGTTGTTCCGCGGATACATCGACCTGGAGATTCAGCTCCGTGAGTTTGACCGGTGTCGAATTTTGTACGAAAAGTTTCTCGAGTTTGGGCCGGAAAACTGCACGACGTGGATGAAGTTCGCCGAGCTGGAGTCACTGCTGGGAGACACGGACCGAGCCAGGGCAATCTACGAGTTGGCGATACAACAGCCTCGCCTTGACATGCCCGAGTTGCTGTGGAAAAGTTACATCGATTTTGAGGTGCAGCAGGGCGAGTTCCAGCTAGTTCGGCAGTTGTACGAGCGGCTTCTGGAGCGTACGGTACACGTGAAGGTTTGGATTTCGTACGCAAAGTTCGAAATAAGCGCCGAAAACGAGGAAGAAGGACTAAACGTGCCCCTTGCCAGACGCGTCTACGAGCGTGCGAACGAATGTCTCAAGGGACTGGGGGAAAAAGAGTCTCGCGTGCTGGTGCTAGAAGCGTGGCGCGATTTCGAGCGAGATTACGGTGATGAAAGCAGCCTGCAAAAGGTGCATGAGCGAATGCCGCGCAAGGTAAAGAAACGACAAAAGATCGTCTCGGAAGCGGGCGTAGAGGAAGGATGGGAGGAGGTGTTCGATTTCATCTTCCCCGAGGATGAAATGGCCCGACCGAACCTGAAGCTGCTTGCGGCGGCAAAGAACTGGAAGCGTAAACTAGAGACGGAACCTGCGACCAGCGTCCCGGAGAACAACGAGAATCCGGAAGAAAATTCCAACGAACAACAGGGGGATTATGATGACGAACAGAACAGTTCGGCGAACGATAACGACGAACAGTAG
- the LOC131287371 gene encoding N-alpha-acetyltransferase 20, with the protein MTTLRPFTCNDMFRFNKVNLDPLTETYCLSFYMQYLAHWPEYFQVAESPTGEIMGYIMGKAEGPGETWHGHVTALTVSPDYRRLGLAAILMNFLEDVSEKKRCYFVDLFVRVSNKVAIDMYTKLGYIVYRTVLEYYVGDPDEDAYDMRKACSRDVHKKSVIPLEHPVRPEEVD; encoded by the exons ATGACTACCCTACGACCCTTCACCTGCAACGACATGTTCCGGTTCAACAAAGT GAACTTGGATCCACTGACCGAAACCTACTGCCTTTCCTTCTACATGCAATACCTCGCACATTGGCCGGAATACTTTCAGGTGGCAGAATCTCCAACTGGCGAGATTATGGGTTACA TCATGGGAAAAGCTGAAGGACCAGGGGAAACCTGGCACGGACACGTTACGGCACTGACCGTTTCGCCGGATTATCGACGACTCGGACTAGCAGCCATTCTGATGAACTTCCTTGAGGACGTCAGCGAAAA GAAACGGTGCTACTTTGTAGATTTGTTCGTTCGGGTCAGCAATAAGGTGGCGATAGACATGTACACCAAGCTCGGATACATTGTCTACCGAACGGTGCTGGAATATTACGTCGGCGATCCGGACGAGGATGCGTACGACATGAGGAAAGCGTGCTCTAGAGACGTTCACAAGAAGTCCGTAATACCGTTGGAACATCCCGTAAGGCCCGAGGAAGTTGACTGA